In Sporosarcina psychrophila, a genomic segment contains:
- the hemB gene encoding porphobilinogen synthase: MDTLQFRRNRRLRTSTTLRSMVRETVLRKEDFIYPIFVIDGEDINNPIASMPGVFQKSLDHFTIELDEVVSLGIPSIILFGLPATKDELGSEAYSDQGIVQKATRLAKERYPELVVIADTCLCQYTDHGHCGVLEDGNVLNDPSLELLTRTAVSQAKAGADIIAPSNMMDGFVAAIRQGLDATGFEHIPIMSYAVKYASAYYGPFRDAAESTPQSGDRKTYQMDPANRIEAMREAESDVAEGADFLIVKPALSYLDIMRDVKDNFTLPVVAYNVSGEYAMVKAAAQNGWIDEKAIVLETLTSMKRAGADLVMTYHAKDAARWLEEK, translated from the coding sequence TTGGATACTTTACAATTCAGACGCAACAGACGTTTGCGCACATCAACTACATTGCGTTCTATGGTGAGAGAAACTGTTCTGAGGAAAGAGGACTTCATCTATCCGATTTTTGTTATAGATGGGGAAGACATCAATAATCCAATCGCTTCTATGCCGGGTGTGTTCCAGAAATCACTCGACCATTTTACAATTGAACTCGATGAAGTTGTGTCACTTGGAATTCCATCAATTATTTTATTTGGTCTTCCGGCAACTAAGGACGAATTGGGGTCGGAAGCTTATTCTGATCAAGGGATTGTCCAAAAAGCCACTCGTTTAGCGAAAGAACGTTATCCTGAACTTGTCGTCATTGCGGATACTTGCCTGTGCCAATATACAGATCACGGACATTGCGGTGTTCTAGAAGACGGTAACGTATTAAACGACCCATCATTGGAACTGTTGACGCGTACTGCAGTAAGCCAGGCGAAGGCAGGCGCGGACATCATTGCGCCGTCGAATATGATGGACGGTTTTGTAGCAGCTATTCGCCAAGGGTTAGACGCAACTGGTTTTGAGCATATCCCGATTATGTCATATGCAGTGAAATATGCATCCGCTTATTACGGACCATTCCGTGACGCTGCGGAATCTACTCCTCAATCAGGCGATCGCAAAACGTATCAGATGGATCCAGCAAACCGCATAGAAGCAATGCGTGAAGCGGAATCAGATGTTGCAGAAGGTGCTGACTTCCTAATCGTTAAACCGGCGCTTTCGTATCTCGATATCATGCGTGATGTCAAAGACAATTTTACATTGCCAGTAGTTGCATACAATGTGAGCGGCGAGTATGCAATGGTTAAAGCAGCAGCGCAAAATGGTTGGATTGATGAAAAAGCAATCGTTCTTGAAACGTTGACAAGTATGAAGCGTGCGGGTGCGGATCTCGTTATGACGTACCATGCGAAAGATGCGGCACGCTGGCTGGAGGAGAAATAA
- the hemL gene encoding glutamate-1-semialdehyde 2,1-aminomutase, producing the protein MGRNYEKSKQAFAEAVNLMPGGVNSPVRAFKSVNMDPIFMKSGKGAILTDIDGNEYIDYVLSWGPLILGHSDQDVVEGIKRVAETGASFGAPTLAENELAKLVIERVPSIEMIRMVSSGTEATMSALRLARGYTGRNKILKFEGCYHGHADSLLIKAGSGVATLGLPDSPGVPESVAKNTITVPYNDLESIKVAIQEFGDDLAAIIVEPVAGNMGVVPPEPGFLEGLRELTEKNGTLLIFDEVMTGFRVGYNCAQGYYGVTPDITCLGKVIGGGLPVGAYGGKREIMENMAPAGTIYQAGTLSGNPLAMTAGIETLKKLTPASYEHFIKLGDQLEAGFRSAAEKFDIPHTVNRAGSMIGFFFTNEKVSNYDKAKTADLELFADYYRLMAEEGIFLPPSQFEGMFLSTAHTEAHIEKTIEAFHTVFAKLRA; encoded by the coding sequence TTGGGTAGAAATTATGAAAAGTCGAAACAAGCATTTGCTGAAGCGGTAAATCTTATGCCAGGAGGAGTTAACTCTCCTGTTCGTGCATTCAAATCTGTCAATATGGACCCGATTTTCATGAAGAGCGGAAAAGGCGCTATTCTTACAGACATCGATGGCAATGAATATATCGATTATGTACTATCTTGGGGTCCGCTTATTCTCGGTCATTCTGATCAAGACGTAGTTGAAGGCATTAAGCGCGTTGCAGAAACTGGAGCAAGCTTTGGTGCACCAACGTTAGCGGAAAATGAACTTGCGAAACTTGTTATTGAACGCGTTCCTTCAATTGAAATGATTCGTATGGTGTCATCCGGTACGGAAGCAACGATGAGCGCACTACGTTTGGCGCGCGGATATACTGGTCGCAATAAGATTTTGAAATTTGAAGGCTGTTACCACGGTCACGCTGACTCACTGCTCATTAAAGCGGGTTCTGGCGTTGCGACACTTGGCCTACCAGATAGCCCAGGTGTGCCTGAATCGGTTGCGAAAAACACAATCACTGTTCCTTATAACGATTTAGAAAGCATTAAAGTCGCAATTCAAGAATTTGGTGACGACTTAGCGGCAATTATTGTTGAGCCTGTCGCGGGTAATATGGGTGTTGTCCCACCTGAACCAGGTTTCCTTGAAGGATTGCGTGAGTTGACAGAGAAAAACGGCACGCTTCTTATTTTTGATGAAGTAATGACGGGCTTCCGTGTTGGCTATAATTGCGCACAAGGTTATTACGGTGTGACGCCGGATATTACATGTCTCGGAAAAGTAATTGGCGGCGGCCTTCCAGTTGGTGCATATGGAGGGAAACGTGAAATTATGGAAAACATGGCTCCTGCAGGAACGATTTATCAGGCAGGAACTTTATCAGGTAATCCACTGGCGATGACTGCAGGTATTGAAACGTTGAAAAAACTAACGCCTGCATCTTATGAACACTTCATTAAACTTGGTGATCAGCTAGAAGCCGGTTTCCGTTCGGCGGCTGAAAAGTTTGATATCCCGCACACGGTAAACCGTGCAGGCTCGATGATCGGCTTTTTCTTCACCAACGAAAAAGTGTCGAATTACGACAAAGCGAAAACGGCTGACCTTGAATTATTTGCTGATTACTATCGCTTAATGGCTGAAGAGGGTATCTTCCTTCCACCATCTCAGTTTGAAGGCATGTTCCTATCAACTGCGCATACAGAAGCGCATATTGAGAAGACAATTGAAGCGTTCCATACGGTGTTTGCTAAACTTCGTGCGTAA
- a CDS encoding valine--tRNA ligase, protein MSTENNTSMPTKYDPQTIEAGRYEWWLKGKYFEAQPESDKTPYTIVIPPPNVTGKLHLGHAWDTTLQDIMTRMKRMQGYDALWLPGMDHAGIATQARVEAKLREEGTTRYDLGREKFVEETWKWKDEYAGHIRAQWAKLGLGLDYTRERFTLDEGLSKAVQEVFVKLYNKGLIYRGEYIINWDPATKTAISDIEVIHKDIQGAFYHMRYPLADGTGSIEIATTRPETMLGDTAVAVHPEDERYKHLIGKTVKLPIVGREIPIIADDYVDMEFGSGAVKITPAHDPNDFEIGNRHNLPRVLVMNEDGSMNKLAGKYEGMDRFECRKEIVKDLQEMAVLFNIEEHNHSVGHSERSGAVVEPYLSTQWFVKMQPLANEAIKLQEAEDKVNFVPDRFEKTYLTWMENVHDWCISRQLWWGHRIPAWYHNETGEIHVGHEAPADSENWSQDNDVLDTWFSSALWPFSTMGWPDLDNEEFKRYYPTDALVTGYDIIFFWVSRMIFQGIEFTEQRPFKDVLIHGLVRAEDGRKMSKSLGNGVDPMDVIEKYGADALRYFLSTGSSPGQDLRYSTEKVEAIWNFANKIWNASRFALMNMDGMTYEEIDLTGEKSVADAWILTRLNETIDQVTKLADRYEFGEVGRALYNFIWDDFCDWYIEMAKLPLYGEDETAKKMTRSVLAYVLDNTMRLLHPFMPFITEEIWQNLPHEGESITIAAWPVADPDLTDKTRATDMKLLMDIIRAVRNIRAEVNTPLSKKVPLYISAKDDATVAVLEANRSYIERFCNPETLTLGNNITAPGKSMSAVVTGAELFLPLEGLLNIDEELARLTKELAKWQGEVKRVQGKLSNERFMSKAPEAVVAEERAKESDYLEKYAAVERRMQELKEI, encoded by the coding sequence ATGTCAACTGAAAACAACACGTCGATGCCGACGAAATATGATCCACAGACAATTGAAGCAGGTCGTTACGAATGGTGGCTGAAAGGGAAGTACTTTGAAGCGCAACCAGAAAGCGATAAAACGCCCTATACAATTGTTATTCCACCGCCGAACGTCACAGGTAAACTTCACCTAGGCCATGCATGGGATACAACCTTACAAGACATCATGACGCGTATGAAACGTATGCAAGGCTATGATGCACTATGGCTTCCAGGAATGGATCATGCGGGAATCGCGACACAGGCTCGTGTTGAAGCAAAACTTCGTGAAGAAGGAACGACACGTTATGATTTAGGCCGCGAAAAATTCGTTGAAGAAACATGGAAATGGAAAGACGAGTACGCAGGACATATTCGTGCGCAATGGGCGAAACTTGGTTTGGGTCTTGATTATACACGTGAACGATTTACCCTGGATGAAGGACTTTCGAAAGCAGTACAGGAAGTTTTCGTTAAACTCTACAACAAAGGGCTTATCTACCGTGGCGAATATATTATCAACTGGGATCCGGCAACGAAAACAGCTATATCCGATATCGAAGTTATCCATAAAGACATACAGGGTGCTTTCTATCATATGCGTTACCCACTAGCAGACGGAACGGGCAGTATCGAAATTGCGACAACTCGACCTGAAACAATGCTTGGGGACACTGCGGTTGCAGTCCATCCTGAAGATGAGCGCTACAAGCATTTAATCGGCAAAACGGTTAAATTACCGATTGTCGGCCGTGAAATCCCGATTATTGCAGACGATTATGTCGACATGGAATTTGGAAGTGGTGCCGTGAAAATTACACCTGCACATGACCCGAATGACTTTGAAATCGGTAACCGTCACAATCTTCCACGTGTTCTTGTGATGAATGAAGACGGTTCAATGAATAAGCTTGCTGGTAAATACGAAGGAATGGATCGCTTCGAATGCCGTAAAGAAATCGTTAAAGACTTGCAGGAGATGGCTGTTCTATTCAACATTGAAGAACATAATCATTCTGTCGGTCACTCTGAACGCAGTGGTGCTGTCGTTGAACCGTATTTATCAACACAATGGTTCGTTAAAATGCAGCCCCTTGCTAATGAAGCGATTAAATTACAAGAAGCAGAAGACAAAGTAAACTTTGTCCCGGACCGTTTCGAAAAAACGTATTTAACATGGATGGAAAATGTCCATGACTGGTGTATCTCGCGTCAACTTTGGTGGGGCCACCGCATCCCAGCTTGGTACCACAACGAAACGGGCGAAATACATGTCGGTCATGAAGCGCCTGCTGACAGTGAAAACTGGAGCCAGGACAATGACGTTCTTGATACATGGTTCTCATCTGCGCTTTGGCCGTTCTCAACAATGGGCTGGCCGGATCTCGACAATGAAGAATTTAAACGTTATTACCCAACAGATGCACTCGTAACGGGCTATGACATCATTTTCTTCTGGGTATCACGGATGATCTTCCAAGGCATCGAATTTACAGAACAGCGTCCATTTAAAGACGTCTTAATTCACGGACTCGTACGTGCAGAAGATGGTCGTAAAATGTCTAAATCACTTGGTAACGGCGTCGACCCAATGGATGTTATTGAAAAATACGGAGCGGATGCACTTCGCTACTTCTTGTCAACCGGTTCATCGCCAGGGCAGGACCTTCGCTACTCAACTGAAAAAGTTGAAGCCATCTGGAACTTTGCCAATAAAATCTGGAATGCATCCCGTTTCGCACTTATGAACATGGATGGCATGACTTACGAAGAAATAGATTTGACTGGTGAAAAATCCGTTGCAGATGCATGGATTCTGACAAGGTTGAATGAAACAATCGACCAAGTGACGAAACTTGCAGATCGTTATGAGTTCGGTGAAGTCGGCCGTGCACTTTATAACTTCATCTGGGATGATTTCTGTGACTGGTACATCGAAATGGCGAAACTGCCATTATACGGTGAAGATGAAACAGCGAAGAAAATGACACGCTCAGTACTGGCATACGTACTCGATAATACAATGCGTCTATTACACCCATTCATGCCGTTTATTACAGAAGAAATCTGGCAGAACCTACCGCATGAAGGCGAGTCAATCACAATCGCTGCATGGCCGGTTGCAGATCCTGATCTTACTGATAAAACGCGTGCAACAGATATGAAACTGCTGATGGATATCATCCGCGCAGTACGTAATATCCGTGCAGAAGTAAATACACCATTAAGCAAAAAAGTACCACTCTATATTTCAGCTAAAGACGATGCAACTGTAGCCGTGTTGGAAGCAAATCGCAGCTACATCGAACGATTCTGTAACCCTGAGACATTAACGCTAGGCAACAACATCACAGCACCAGGCAAATCGATGTCAGCTGTCGTTACAGGAGCAGAACTGTTTTTACCACTTGAAGGTCTTTTGAACATTGACGAAGAGCTCGCACGTCTGACAAAAGAACTTGCGAAATGGCAAGGTGAAGTAAAACGCGTTCAAGGCAAACTTTCCAACGAACGCTTCATGTCAAAAGCTCCTGAAGCAGTAGTTGCTGAAGAGCGAGCTAAAGAAAGTGACTATCTAGAAAAATACGCGGCAGTAGAGCGTCGTATGCAGGAATTGAAGGAAATCTGA
- a CDS encoding type IV pilus modification PilV family protein encodes MKRTHKKLNEAGMTLVEILAALVILGIVFIGFMTIFPQMTSFNEKTETKLETMNLARIELNSVRNKSLPTGFLDEIKKTPKNEIWTDKYTSDKYKVEVDYYTKPDLKPNDQKENDGQAILYRVDIRVFKDSKKISETFGYVKVVN; translated from the coding sequence TTGAAAAGAACTCACAAAAAACTAAATGAAGCTGGAATGACACTAGTAGAAATATTAGCAGCCCTGGTCATTTTAGGTATTGTTTTCATTGGTTTCATGACTATATTTCCCCAAATGACATCTTTTAATGAAAAGACGGAAACGAAGTTGGAAACAATGAATCTTGCGCGGATTGAATTGAATTCAGTTCGAAATAAGTCACTTCCAACGGGTTTCTTAGATGAAATTAAGAAAACACCAAAAAATGAAATTTGGACGGATAAGTATACTAGCGATAAATATAAAGTGGAGGTTGACTACTACACTAAACCTGATCTAAAACCTAATGATCAGAAAGAAAATGATGGTCAAGCCATTCTGTATAGAGTGGATATTAGAGTATTTAAAGATAGTAAGAAAATAAGCGAAACGTTTGGGTATGTTAAAGTTGTAAATTAG
- a CDS encoding prepilin-type N-terminal cleavage/methylation domain-containing protein — protein sequence MDNKQSGLTLVEVLVTLVLSTLVVALIWTTVSISMKYNITESKKLLLQQEANYIITKLQQEHRHRDCYKINIEKEQVSIGNCENEPSFQEVVSTGFYYLPVVKKDINTKKEDLSLISFTIINSENEKLKVKVKVPILITRYRSE from the coding sequence ATGGATAATAAACAATCAGGTTTGACACTTGTTGAAGTGTTAGTTACTCTCGTCCTCTCAACACTAGTAGTCGCATTAATTTGGACAACTGTGTCCATTAGCATGAAGTATAATATTACAGAATCCAAAAAGCTTTTGTTACAGCAAGAAGCGAACTATATTATTACGAAGCTTCAACAGGAGCATCGGCATAGAGATTGCTATAAAATTAACATTGAAAAAGAACAAGTTAGCATTGGTAACTGTGAAAATGAGCCATCTTTTCAAGAAGTTGTTAGCACCGGATTTTATTATTTACCAGTCGTAAAAAAAGATATTAATACGAAAAAAGAAGATTTGAGTTTAATATCTTTCACAATCATTAATTCGGAAAATGAAAAACTAAAAGTAAAAGTAAAAGTACCAATACTTATTACTAGATATAGGAGTGAATAG
- a CDS encoding ATP-grasp domain-containing protein — MKGYVYYSKAESVRNHAFIDDLIIESEKIGIELQLLVEDEKPNSDADFILFRDRNPERAATFELKGFRVFNRAEVNRIANDKLRTFELANLLGVPAVPTRRIRSIEEINSYPCVLKTVDGHGGNEVFLCTSTADAKLFFTKFHDRKLIVQPFIESGARDIRVFMIGNEVVGAVKRTGHGTFKSNYTLGGSVEKYILSSWQEKDAHTISRAIKSDYVGIDFLLLPEGRWLLNEIEDPVGARSLYVTHDFSVAGELMRYIKGELSGE, encoded by the coding sequence TTGAAGGGCTATGTTTATTATTCAAAGGCTGAATCAGTTAGAAATCATGCGTTTATTGATGATTTGATAATCGAATCCGAGAAAATTGGAATTGAACTGCAATTGCTAGTTGAAGATGAAAAACCAAATTCAGATGCAGATTTCATTCTTTTCAGAGATCGCAATCCTGAACGCGCTGCTACATTTGAACTAAAAGGTTTTCGAGTATTCAACCGAGCAGAAGTGAACCGAATTGCAAACGATAAATTGCGGACATTTGAACTTGCTAACCTGCTCGGCGTTCCAGCTGTGCCTACGCGAAGAATTCGTTCTATCGAAGAAATTAATTCGTATCCTTGCGTGTTGAAAACGGTCGATGGCCATGGTGGGAATGAAGTTTTTCTTTGTACATCAACTGCGGACGCGAAGTTGTTTTTCACCAAATTCCACGACCGAAAACTAATTGTCCAACCCTTCATCGAATCCGGTGCCCGAGATATACGCGTATTTATGATTGGCAATGAAGTTGTCGGAGCCGTAAAACGCACTGGTCATGGGACATTCAAATCAAACTACACACTTGGTGGCTCCGTCGAAAAATACATACTTTCTAGCTGGCAGGAAAAAGATGCGCATACTATTTCCCGAGCAATAAAAAGCGATTATGTGGGGATTGACTTTTTGTTGTTGCCTGAAGGAAGATGGCTGTTGAATGAGATTGAGGATCCTGTCGGGGCGCGGTCGTTGTATGTGACGCATGATTTTTCGGTGGCGGGGGAATTGATGAGGTATATTAAAGGGGAACTTTCCGGTGAATAA
- a CDS encoding ATP-grasp domain-containing protein translates to MQSCWVIYNGSLTSDKFKDQAELMKEAAERAGVCTELKKNYEVMMNLDTVLENRPDFVIFLDKDILLANFLKNSGIPVFNDPDVIETCDNKAIQYLELSKQGIAMPETIIAPKVYPNFTIKDSGYYEQVLERLGLPMVIKEGHGSFGMKVYLIETEEQFYEKTDELRGIDYVFQKFIATSRGRDIRVNIVGDEIVAAMHRHSETDFRANITNGGVATVIELTDQQKALAIQAAHAVGAEFAGVDLLFGDNEEPLVCEVNAAAHIRNIYNVTGINVADAMIAYILRKLG, encoded by the coding sequence ATGCAAAGTTGTTGGGTTATTTATAATGGAAGTTTAACAAGCGATAAATTTAAGGATCAAGCTGAACTGATGAAAGAAGCTGCGGAACGCGCGGGTGTTTGCACTGAACTCAAGAAGAACTATGAAGTGATGATGAATTTGGATACGGTTTTAGAGAATCGTCCCGATTTTGTTATCTTTCTAGATAAAGATATTCTACTCGCTAATTTCTTGAAAAACTCAGGAATCCCTGTTTTCAACGATCCCGATGTCATTGAAACATGTGATAATAAAGCCATACAATATCTCGAACTTTCGAAGCAGGGCATTGCGATGCCCGAAACAATTATTGCACCGAAAGTGTATCCGAATTTCACAATCAAAGATTCAGGTTACTATGAACAAGTGTTGGAACGTCTAGGACTGCCAATGGTCATTAAAGAAGGTCATGGTTCATTCGGCATGAAAGTGTATTTGATTGAAACAGAAGAGCAATTTTATGAAAAGACGGATGAATTGCGCGGTATCGACTATGTATTTCAGAAATTCATCGCAACAAGCAGAGGTCGTGATATTCGGGTGAACATCGTCGGGGACGAGATTGTAGCAGCAATGCACCGTCACTCTGAAACTGATTTCCGGGCGAATATAACGAATGGCGGTGTGGCAACAGTAATCGAACTAACAGACCAACAGAAAGCGTTAGCGATACAAGCTGCCCACGCAGTCGGTGCAGAGTTTGCCGGTGTCGACTTATTGTTCGGTGACAACGAAGAACCCCTCGTCTGTGAGGTCAATGCGGCCGCCCACATTCGTAATATTTACAATGTGACTGGGATCAATGTTGCAGATGCGATGATCGCCTATATTTTGAGGAAGTTAGGTTGA
- a CDS encoding bifunctional folylpolyglutamate synthase/dihydrofolate synthase, with the protein MIPKMNVYKKRWGIDSDDSIKPGLEAVQEALVKMGSPEKQLQVIHVTGTNGKGSTIAFMEAILKEHGLSTGVFSSPAIIDIHDQIRINGEVITEEELDKSFQAMKEAGLSGFLTDFELLTVAAFTTFRRLAPDYVLLETGMGGLLDSTNVVTPLVSVITSIALDHTAFLGTTVAEVARHKGGIIKKGIPVVTGLLLEEEALKVVRTISSQQGSALFMYGERFDMKDDLFNGTETFQLAGRKMKGLHQGVNAAVAIQSLLVAGIQLAEEAVSWAVAITQLAHRFQEISPGVFVDGAHNPAAAKALAATIRSEFPGEKVDFIIGMLKGKDIEKTLNELIQVAASFTFLTFPHPQAATGEQLMKYCHHEVKKVTTAESNTIILSNVRKKKKIVTGSLYLLSSLMDYRKN; encoded by the coding sequence TTGATTCCAAAAATGAATGTATATAAAAAACGATGGGGAATTGATAGTGATGACTCTATTAAGCCTGGTCTTGAGGCAGTGCAGGAAGCGCTTGTAAAAATGGGTAGTCCCGAAAAACAATTGCAAGTTATCCATGTAACAGGGACGAATGGGAAAGGTTCTACGATTGCATTTATGGAAGCAATTTTGAAAGAGCATGGATTGTCGACAGGTGTTTTTTCGTCGCCAGCAATTATCGACATACATGATCAAATACGTATTAATGGGGAAGTGATAACGGAAGAGGAATTAGATAAATCATTTCAGGCGATGAAGGAAGCAGGATTGAGCGGGTTCCTGACGGATTTTGAATTGCTAACTGTAGCAGCATTTACAACGTTTAGACGACTTGCGCCCGATTATGTTTTACTAGAAACAGGAATGGGTGGACTGCTAGACAGTACGAATGTCGTGACACCACTTGTTTCAGTTATTACTTCAATAGCACTTGATCATACTGCGTTTCTAGGGACGACTGTTGCGGAAGTGGCAAGGCATAAGGGAGGCATTATAAAAAAGGGAATTCCTGTTGTAACAGGGCTGTTACTTGAAGAGGAAGCACTCAAAGTTGTCCGTACTATTTCAAGTCAGCAAGGTAGCGCCCTTTTTATGTACGGTGAGCGTTTTGATATGAAGGATGATTTGTTTAACGGAACTGAAACGTTCCAGTTGGCTGGACGAAAAATGAAAGGGCTGCACCAAGGTGTAAATGCCGCGGTTGCGATTCAATCACTTCTAGTGGCTGGCATTCAGCTTGCTGAAGAAGCGGTCTCTTGGGCAGTTGCTATCACGCAACTCGCACATCGTTTCCAGGAAATATCACCAGGGGTCTTCGTGGATGGGGCACATAATCCTGCAGCTGCAAAGGCGTTAGCAGCCACAATTCGTTCGGAGTTCCCGGGGGAGAAAGTGGACTTCATTATTGGGATGCTAAAAGGGAAAGACATTGAGAAAACGCTGAATGAGCTCATCCAAGTTGCGGCATCATTCACATTCCTGACGTTTCCACATCCTCAAGCGGCCACCGGCGAGCAATTAATGAAATATTGCCACCATGAAGTAAAAAAGGTGACAACTGCCGAAAGTAATACTATAATACTATCTAATGTAAGAAAAAAGAAGAAAATAGTAACAGGTTCACTATACCTACTGAGTAGTCTAATGGACTATCGAAAGAATTGA